Within the Methanorbis furvi genome, the region CCCGAAGGACCGCCTGCACACACACCTCATCGCTGATGCCAAGATCTGAAGGAGTCGTTGGAGCGCCGATCTGTTTGAGAGACTGGCTGATAGACTTCCAATCACCACCGTGCAGGTACATACCAAGAATTGTCCCGATACCGCAGGCCTCTCCATGCAGCGCAACACCCGGAGCAAGCCGTTCAAGCATGTGCGCAAACTTATGCTCGCCGCCTGAAGCCGGCCGTGAACTCCCGGCAATACTCATCGCAATTCCTGAAGAGAAAAGGGCTTTGACCACAATCCATACAGCAGTCTCATCATTGTGGGCGATGAGATTCGCATTTTTCACGAGAATTTCTGCCGTGATCTTTGAAAGCGTCACAGCATACTCACTGATCGACTCGCCGGTAAGCCGGTGGGACAGCTCCCAGTCAAGAATTGCGGTGTAGTTTGCAATAATATCCGCACATCCTGCGGCAAGGAGCCGGTGCGGTGCGGTCGCGATCACGCCGGTATCGGCAACGATTGCAAGCGGCGGCTGGGCGGCAACACTGACATTGCCGGCTTCTGTCACAACCGAAGCGCGGGAGGATGCGATGCCGTCATGGGACGCGGCTGTTGGAACGCTGATAAACTGGATATCAAGATTGTAGGAGACCACCTTTGCCGTATCAATCACACGGCCGCCGCCGACGGCAACGATCAGAACAGCATGTGCTTTTTGCACAACAGTCTCGATGCGCTTGATCTCATCATACGTAATGCGGCCGACAATGCCTGTGACGAGGTCAAAACCTTGTTCTTGCAACAGATCCTGCACCTTTGCTCCGACGGTTTTCATGGTGGTGTCTCCTGACAGCAGCATGATTGGACCATTGATGTTAAGGTCTGCAATAATGCCTGGAATCTGGAGAAGAGCGTCGTGACCAACGATCACGTTCCGCGGCATCTGAATCCATCGGGATTTGTCAAAGGTTTTATCCTTTAGTATCCTATTATTCTCTAAGTTCACGGTCAGGGCCCCACATGTTTACTGGAATAAATGCGTTCATACAAAAATATTATATCGATGCGGTCCTGGAGGATCAGCCGTATAATATTTACTTGACGATCACGTGTGCAATCTTGTTGCTCGTCACCCTTTATCTTCTTTACCGCTGGACACGGGCAAATAATATCAAAATTGATACACAGCTGATTGTTGCAACAATGCCGTTTGTGATTTTCGGCGGAGTTCTTCGTGTTGTTGAAGATACGGGCTGCATTCCTGAACCATGGTGGGTGCTGTTTGTTACGCCGCCGATTTTTTTTGTTGTGCTGCTGTACACGATTTTTGTGCTGGTGATTTCCCGGTCTCTTGAGAGTCACGGGGTTGTTGAGTCGTATGCAAAGCCGTATTTCTGGATCGGTGTTGCGTCAAATCTTGTGACGCTGGCGTTTCTGTGCTGGTGGGGACTTACGCAGACTGAGCTTGCCCTCTGGGTTGCGGGATGTATTCTTGCGATGGCGGCGGTCGTGTCCCTGATTTTCTGGGCCTTGGTGCGCTACGGGTTGAACTGGGAGTATGTGACGCATCCGCTGTACAAGATTCTGATCTTTGGTCAGCTGCTGGATGCGTCTGCGACAAGTTTTGCGCTGGAGCTGCATCCGATGCATTATATTGAGCAGCATGTTCTCGGCGACGGGCTGATTCAGCTGACGGGAACGGCGTTTGTGATGTTTCCGCTGAAGGTTGTTGTTCTGCTCCCCGCGATCTGGATTTTAGAGAAGTTTCGTAAAGAAGAAGGAATGGATGAGATCTGGCATCTGGTGCTGCTGGCAATGATTACGGTCGGGTTTGCACCGGGCGTGCGGGATATTTTGAGGATGGTGCTTTTCATCTGATGATGTCTGATCGGCGCATGTATTTGATCGCGTTTGCGGTGGTGGCGGCCCTGTTCTTTGGGTCTTGTATCTCTGGATATGCTTCGTCTCTTGATGATCCCGGGGTCGCGGATGATATTGTGGTGACGTTTCAGAGTTCGACTACGGAGCTGGATGCGGATGCTCCGGGGCTGTTGTCCTGGCAGATTTTTTTCAATAATCTGAAGGTCTGCCTGATTCTTTTCATGGGAGGAGTGACGTTTGGGGCGATGACGCTGTTTGTTTTGATCTCAAACGGTTATGTTATCGGCAATATTTCAGGTGTTATGCTTCGCGGATATGATCTGTCGGTGTTTGCGGCGACGATTGTTCCCCATGGTATTTTTGAGATTTTTGCGATGCTGATGGCATCCGCCCTCGGGTTGCAGATGGGCAGGTCGCTGTATCTTGATGCGCAGGGCAGGGATAATGCAGGGACTACATGTCTTTGGTACGGGACGCGGTTTTTGCTTGTTGTTCTGCCGCTGCTGGTGGTTGCGGCTGTTGTGGAGACGTTTGCAACGCCGGTGATCTCGGTGATGGTGTTTACCGGATTGTGACCGGGTGCTCCGTGTGTTCAGTGTTTTCCGTGGCTACTCAAAGCAAGACCGCATACCAGAAATCCATATTTTTCGTAGAGTAGATGAGTTTTCAGATATTTGATGCAAAACCATTCAACAACCCGCAATCTTAAAACCGGAAACAACAAACCTGTATGAAGATTTTGATGGACCAGACACTTCCCAAATCCGAGTCGAAGAACAGGATATCCAATCTTATTTCGGCGCTTGACTCCTCCGGCATGGACTGGGACACGGCGCTTGTTTTCAGCAGAGTGAACCTGTATTATCTGACCGGCACCATTCAGGACGGGGTTCTCGTTCTGCGGCGAAATGGCGATGTGCAGTTTTTTGTGCGGCGCAGTTTTGAGCGGGCGAAATCTGAGTCGCCGGTCGATGAAATTTATCCGATGAAAAGCTATCGCGAAATGCGGGAACACCTGCCGCAGGATCTGGGGAAAACATTTGTTGAGACCGAACAGGTGCCGCTTGCGATGATGGAGCGGCTGCGAAAGTACTTTTCTTTTGAAAATATTTTACCGCTGGACGCTGTTCTTTTGAACCTGCGGGCAGTGAAAAGTCAGTATGAACTCACGTTCCTGCGGGAAGCCGGCCGCGAACATGACAAACTCTTCATGGAGGTTGTTCCTGAGATTTTGTACGAAGGAATGAACGAGGCGCAGATGTTTGGCGAGCTCTATCGCGCGATGATGGACATGAACTATCAGGGGATTGTGCGATTCTCCGGGTTTGGAACTGAGATGCAGATCGGCCAGATTGCTTTTGGCACGCAGACGCTTGAGCCGACCAACTTCGACGGCCCCGGCGGCATGGGCGGCATGTCGGCTGCAATTCCTTCAGTTGGGAGCCGCAAACGAGTTCTTGGAAGAGGGGATATGGTGTTTGTTGACATTGGGTATGGTATCGGCGGCTATCACACCGACAAGACACAGGTCTACTCG harbors:
- a CDS encoding NAD(P)-dependent glycerol-1-phosphate dehydrogenase gives rise to the protein MNLENNRILKDKTFDKSRWIQMPRNVIVGHDALLQIPGIIADLNINGPIMLLSGDTTMKTVGAKVQDLLQEQGFDLVTGIVGRITYDEIKRIETVVQKAHAVLIVAVGGGRVIDTAKVVSYNLDIQFISVPTAASHDGIASSRASVVTEAGNVSVAAQPPLAIVADTGVIATAPHRLLAAGCADIIANYTAILDWELSHRLTGESISEYAVTLSKITAEILVKNANLIAHNDETAVWIVVKALFSSGIAMSIAGSSRPASGGEHKFAHMLERLAPGVALHGEACGIGTILGMYLHGGDWKSISQSLKQIGAPTTPSDLGISDEVCVQAVLRAREIRPERFTIFDTGITREAALAAVKALYEV
- a CDS encoding DUF63 family protein, yielding MFTGINAFIQKYYIDAVLEDQPYNIYLTITCAILLLVTLYLLYRWTRANNIKIDTQLIVATMPFVIFGGVLRVVEDTGCIPEPWWVLFVTPPIFFVVLLYTIFVLVISRSLESHGVVESYAKPYFWIGVASNLVTLAFLCWWGLTQTELALWVAGCILAMAAVVSLIFWALVRYGLNWEYVTHPLYKILIFGQLLDASATSFALELHPMHYIEQHVLGDGLIQLTGTAFVMFPLKVVVLLPAIWILEKFRKEEGMDEIWHLVLLAMITVGFAPGVRDILRMVLFI
- a CDS encoding stage II sporulation protein M yields the protein MMSDRRMYLIAFAVVAALFFGSCISGYASSLDDPGVADDIVVTFQSSTTELDADAPGLLSWQIFFNNLKVCLILFMGGVTFGAMTLFVLISNGYVIGNISGVMLRGYDLSVFAATIVPHGIFEIFAMLMASALGLQMGRSLYLDAQGRDNAGTTCLWYGTRFLLVVLPLLVVAAVVETFATPVISVMVFTGL
- a CDS encoding Xaa-Pro peptidase family protein is translated as MKILMDQTLPKSESKNRISNLISALDSSGMDWDTALVFSRVNLYYLTGTIQDGVLVLRRNGDVQFFVRRSFERAKSESPVDEIYPMKSYREMREHLPQDLGKTFVETEQVPLAMMERLRKYFSFENILPLDAVLLNLRAVKSQYELTFLREAGREHDKLFMEVVPEILYEGMNEAQMFGELYRAMMDMNYQGIVRFSGFGTEMQIGQIAFGTQTLEPTNFDGPGGMGGMSAAIPSVGSRKRVLGRGDMVFVDIGYGIGGYHTDKTQVYSFGGRLPEHALELHEECIRVQRDAASLLAPGNIPSEIYAEIVASLSPALAENFMGYKERRVSFLGHGIGLVVNEWPVIARGFDAPLAENMVIALEPKAGVAGVGTIGVEDTYVVRPGGGECITGGGRSVIEL